In the Populus trichocarpa isolate Nisqually-1 chromosome 1, P.trichocarpa_v4.1, whole genome shotgun sequence genome, one interval contains:
- the LOC7465103 gene encoding scarecrow-like protein 14, with protein sequence MNPVFEDPTANAVLKYISQILMEEESEEQTFVPRDFSLRAAERPFSDILAPEGSSSDGKVSDPNQTINNVSTYCCDVYGCNSSMKANNIVASSSICDGGAPPVNYTVPLCLQVNPPPFFPRSVFRTFPGPVDSVNVALKERQLEVLFRGGTDETWKFHQQPNEMVVDFANNRVTPVMAITKESNLDHSVCELMERQNHYRVETELQPRINKHTSIYAEEAQQFGMFAGVFPSTGGDGEPAGFNLNEAFQSGPGMISYLKEQSRGSNDGVICRKNEVRSRELVDMRTLLIHSAEAVAVNDHRTATELLTQIRQHSTPFGDGSQRLAHCFANALETRIAGTGSEVYATLAAKRVTAACILKAGRLYISACPFMIMSNFFAEQNIMDLAENATRLHIIHFGILYGFPWPSLIQRLSTRPSGPPVLCITGIECSQTGYESAAVLEDIGRYLASYCEKFNVPFNYNAISQKWENVQLEDLKIDRDEVTVVSSLYRFQHLLDETVALNCQRDAVLNLIKRINPAIFIHGIINGAYNSPFFVSRFREALFYYSSLFDMLEANTAREDPERMVFEQEVFGKEILNVISCEGWDRLERPEKYKQWQARNARAGLRQLPLKEGIMKQVREQVKSSYHKDFLMDQDGQWMLQGWKGRILFAISCWKSA encoded by the coding sequence ATGAATCCAGTTTTTGAAGATCCTACTGCTAACGCTGTTTTGAAGTACATCAGCCAGATTCTTATGGAAGAAGAGTCAGAGGAACAAACCTTTGTTCCAAGGGACTTCTCTCTTCGGGCTGCTGAAAGACCCTTTTCTGATATTCTTGCTCCGGAAGGTTCCTCATCAGACGGTAAAGTATCTGATCCAAATCAAACTATAAATAACGTTAGTACTTATTGTTGCGATGTTTATGGCTGTAACAGCTCCATGAAAGCTAACAACATTGTTGCGTCTAGCTCCATATGCGACGGAGGAGCTCCGCCTGTTAACTACACCGTCCCGTTATGTTTGCAGGTCAATCCACCTCCATTTTTTCCACGAAGCGTTTTTCGAACTTTTCCTGGGCCGGTGGATTCTGTAAATGTAGCCCTCAAAGAGCGCCAATTGGAGGTGCTGTTTAGGGGAGGGACAGACGAGACTTGGAAATTCCATCAACAGCCAAATGAGATGGTTGTTGATTTTGCTAACAACAGAGTGACTCCAGTCATGGCGATCACAAAGGAAAGTAATTTGGATCACTCGGTTTGTGAGCTGATGGAAAGGCAGAATCATTACAGAGTGGAAACTGAGTTACAACCGAGGATAAATAAACACACTTCAATTTATGCTGAAGAAGCTCAGCAATTTGGAATGTTTGCTGGGGTGTTTCCCTCTACTGGTGGAGATGGCGAGCCTGCTGGTTTCAACCTTAATGAAGCATTTCAAAGTGGTCCAGGTATGATATCTTATCTAAAAGAACAATCAAGAGGATCCAATGATGGAGTGATCTGCAGGAAAAACGAAGTTAGGAGTAGGGAATTGGTTGATATGAGGACTCTTCTGATACACTCTGCAGAAGCTGTAGCCGTGAATGATCACAGGACTGCAACCGAACTATTAACACAGATTAGGCAGCACTCTACTCCTTTTGGAGATGGATCCCAGAGGCTGGCCCATTGCTTTGCCAACGCTCTAGAGACTCGCATAGCTGGCACTGGAAGCGAGGTATATGCAACTCTTGCTGCAAAAAGGGTGACAGCCGCATGCATATTAAAAGCTGGCAGACTATATATTTCAGCTTGCCCTTTTATGATTATGTCGAATTTCTTCGCAGAGCAAAATATCATGGACCTAGCGGAAAACGCAACAAGGCTGCACATCATACATTTTGGTATTCTCTATGGTTTCCCATGGCCTTCCTTAATTCAGCGTCTCTCAACAAGACCTAGTGGCCCTCCGGTGCTTTGCATTACAGGGATAGAGTGTTCCCAGACTGGTTACGAGTCAGCAGCAGTACTTGAAGATATAGGGCGTTACCTGGCAAGTTATTGTGAGAAATTTAATGTCCCTTTCAATTATAATGCGATATCACAAAAATGGGAAAATGTCCAACTCGAGGACCTCAAGATCGACAGAGATGAAGTAACTGTCGTTAGCAGTTTATACAGGTTCCAGCACCTCCTTGATGAGACGGTAGCCTTGAACTGTCAGCGGGATGCCGTTCTTAACTTGATTAAGAGGATTAATCCAGCCATCTTCATCCACGGGATCATTAACGGGGCTTACAATTCTCCCTTCTTCGTTTCCCGTTTCCGGGAAGCCCTCTTCTACTACTCATCATTGTTTGATATGCTTGAAGCCAATACAGCCCGTGAAGATCCAGAGAGGATGGTGTTTGAGCAAGAGGTATTTGGAAAGGAGATCCTGAATGTCATTTCATGTGAAGGATGGGACCGACTTGAAAGGCCAGAGAAATACAAGCAGTGGCAGGCTAGGAACGCAAGGGCTGGGCTCAGACAGCTCCCACTGAAAGAAGGGATCATGAAGCAAGTGAGAGAACAAGTGAAGTCTAGTTATCACAAGGATTTTCTGATGGATCAGGACGGCCAGTGGATGCTTCAGGGATGGAAAGGCAGAATCCTATTTGCCATTTCCTGCTGGAAATCTGCCTAA
- the LOC7465102 gene encoding scarecrow-like protein 30 produces the protein MVIESMDPPSYPTNLQAPADNPSLRSTSDGESPFDSETTDCYHAVLKYIHDILMEDGLGDKTCMLQDSLALQAAEKSLYDVIGEEYPSSSDHCPPCLMNINERPDENFTPTRSVQSSVTQPFDSPESMPYLHVETQPFGQLNGVMGSANKSIPYSHSIKFSSMRNVSDPQELEREVMADRIQRNGRNYSSIQTRGRRNHQHDNNGYLEEGRSKKQSSASESLHLELLDDTYLYNIENGGHIPCPLYGNSPSARNKKFLQSEQSAASDMRTRALANKRETDLWTLLILCAQAAGSGDLKTASGKLKQIRQHSSPLGDANQRLAHYFANGLEARLAGTGMPLSGPITQSSTTAADILKAYELYVTICPFRKMTNMCANRTISRLVDKATSVHIIDFGISYGFQWPCFIYRQSLRPGRPTKIRVTGIELPQPGFRPAERVEETGRRLQRFADRMKVPFEYNAIAQKWETIQYEDLKIDRDRDEVIIVNCMYRLKNLPDDTMVVNSPRDAVLKLIKRINPDIFLHGVSNGSYNAPFFVTRFREALFHYSAFFDMLEATAPREDQERLLFEREMIGRDAINVIACEGTQRVERPEPYKQWHMRNLRIGFRQVPLHQSIIKRVKNIKHEYHKDFIVDEDGQWILLGWKGRIIHAVSAWKPVQE, from the coding sequence ATGGTGATTGAATCTATGGATCCACCTTCCTATCCCACCAATCTACAAGCTCCCGCTGACAATCCTTCTTTAAGGTCGACCTCAGATGGAGAATCTCCGTTCGACAGTGAAACGACTGACTGCTACCATGCTGTTTTGAAGTACATACATGACATCTTAATGGAAGATGGCTTGGGGGATAAAACCTGTATGTTACAGGATAGTCTCGCACTCCAAGCTGCTGAAAAGTCACTTTATGATGTTATCGGCGAAGAGTATCCATCTTCTTCGGATCATTGCCCTCCTTGTTTAATGAATATCAATGAGCGCCCAGATGAGAATTTCACTCCAACTAGAAGTGTTCAATCTTCTGTTACACAGCCATTTGACTCTCCTGAAAGCATGCCGTATTTACATGTAGAAACGCAGCCTTTTGGACAGCTCAATGGAGTCATGGGAAGTGCTAACAAGTCCATTCCATATAGTCATTCTATCAAATTTTCTTCAATGAGAAATGTATCAGATCCTCAAGAGCTAGAGAGAGAGGTAATGGCAGACAGAATCCAGAGGAATGGAAGGAACTACTCATCAATTCAGACAAGGGGAAGGAGGAATCATCAGCATGACAATAATGGCTACTTAGAAGAAGGGAGAAGCAAGAAGCAATCTTCGGCCTCAGAGTCCCTACACTTGGAGCTTCTTGATGATACCTATTTGTATAATATTGAGAATGGAGGACACATACCGTGTCCTCTGTACGGTAATTCACCAAGTGCAAGGAACAAGAAGTTTCTGCAAAGTGAGCAGTCAGCAGCATCTGATATGCGCACGAGAGCACTGGCTAATAAAAGAGAGACAGACCTGTGGACTCTGCTAATTCTTTGTGCACAAGCTGCAGGAAGCGGGGATCTAAAGACAGCTAGTGGGAAATTAAAGCAGATTAGGCAACATTCTTCTCCTTTGGGGGATGCAAATCAAAGATTGGCACATTATTTCGCTAATGGCCTTGAGGCACGCCTTGCTGGCACTGGAATGCCACTCTCTGGACCCATTACACAAAGTTCGACAACAGCTGCTGACATCCTGAAAGCTTATGAGCTCTATGTTACAATATGCCCTTTCAGGAAGATGACAAATATGTGTGCAAACAGAACAATTTCTAGATTAGTAGATAAGGCAACAAGCGTGCACATCATTGATTTTGGCATTAGCTACGGATTTCAATGGCCTTGCTTTATCTACAGGCAGTCATTAAGGCCTGGAAGACCTACCAAGATTCGCGTTACGGGAATTGAGCTTCCACAACCAGGTTTCCGGCCTGCAGAAAGGGTTGAAGAGACTGGCCGTCGTTTACAAAGATTTGCTGACAGAATGAAGGTTCCGTTTGAGTACAATGCCATAGCCCAGAAATGGGAAACTATTCAATATGAGGATCTCAAGATCGATAGAGATCGCGATGAGGTGATTATTGTCAACTGTATGTACCGATTGAAGAACTTACCTGACGACACGATGGTGGTCAACAGCCCCAGGGATGCCGttcttaaattgattaagaGAATCAATCCCGATATATTCCTCCATGGAGTTAGTAATGGTTCTTACAATGCTCCCTTCTTTGTCACAAGGTTCCGTGAGGCATTGTTCCATTACTCTGCATTTTTTGATATGCTTGAAGCTACTGCACCTCGAGAAGATCAAGAAAGATTGCTGTTCGAGAGGGAAATGATTGGAAGGGATGCTATAAATGTGATAGCATGTGAGGGTACACAAAGGGTTGAAAGGCCAGAGCCATACAAGCAATGGCATATGAGGAATTTGAGGATTGGATTTAGGCAGGTCCCGTTACATCAAAGCATCATTAAAAGAgtgaaaaacattaaacatgAATATCATAAAGATTTTATCGTTGATGAGGATGGACAATGGATACTTCTTGGATGGAAGGGGAGAATAATCCATGCTGTTTCAGCTTGGAAACCTGTCCAGGAGTAA